Proteins encoded together in one uncultured Desulfosarcina sp. window:
- a CDS encoding acetate--CoA ligase family protein, with translation MLESLFNPKGVAVIGASGKELHIGNRVIKNLLDFGYTGNIYPINPKADEIRGIKAYKSILDTPGQVDVAHMVIPAKFVPMAVEDCGKKGVKHIIINSGGFSETGPEGAEIEKAFLEKARQYGIRIFGPNCQGIINTDPAVKAYCNFTFTFPEPGHISIVALSGGVAEVIHQGFSAMDVGTRIYASNGNACDISIPEVIRYLANDDGTRVIVTYVEGLKDPLEFLAAAREATAKKPVLAMKAGRTMEGAKAAASHTGGLAKEDLATDLIFKKTGILNFRDEGHLINAAVAFGSQPVPGGNRVGIITNTGGPAVIATDVLVDAGLTLPPLSEKTRSLLTEKLYPEASVSNPVDVLATGTAEHYLACLEAMMADDSFDCILVHFVTPFFVDTESIAMAIAQVNQKQIKPMVCNLMTDRRQWAETEAILKAGGVPCFALPSDAARTLGALVRYRRMLDRDPGRVRAFGDVDTDGARAILDGAGEGGMLAADRVYELLEAYGIDVPDWRLADDADAAVAAADEIGYPVVVKADASEVIHKSDMGGVAVNLADAAAVKKAAAAMQKRIDAADLRFFVQQYVPGGREMILGAKSEPGVGHLIMFGLGGIFVEVLKDVVFSLTPVSDTEAREMVDGIRGSALLEGVRGEKPVDKTALADLIQRLSRLVTDFPQIKELDLNPVMAFEKGAVAVDARIAL, from the coding sequence ATGCTTGAAAGTCTCTTTAATCCGAAAGGCGTCGCCGTCATCGGCGCTTCCGGCAAGGAACTGCACATCGGCAACCGGGTCATTAAAAACCTGCTGGATTTCGGCTACACCGGCAACATCTATCCCATCAATCCCAAGGCCGACGAGATCCGCGGAATCAAGGCCTACAAATCGATTTTGGATACCCCTGGCCAGGTGGATGTCGCCCACATGGTGATCCCGGCCAAATTTGTGCCCATGGCCGTGGAAGACTGCGGCAAGAAGGGCGTCAAACACATCATCATCAATTCCGGCGGCTTTTCTGAAACCGGACCGGAAGGGGCCGAGATCGAGAAAGCCTTTCTGGAAAAAGCCAGGCAATACGGCATTCGCATCTTCGGCCCCAACTGCCAGGGGATCATCAATACCGACCCGGCAGTAAAGGCCTACTGCAACTTCACCTTCACCTTCCCTGAGCCGGGGCATATCTCCATCGTGGCCCTGTCCGGCGGCGTGGCCGAAGTGATTCACCAGGGATTTTCCGCCATGGACGTGGGCACCCGCATTTACGCCTCCAACGGTAACGCCTGCGACATCTCCATCCCCGAGGTCATCCGCTACCTGGCCAACGACGACGGCACCCGGGTGATCGTCACCTATGTGGAAGGTCTCAAGGATCCCCTGGAATTTCTCGCCGCAGCCAGGGAGGCCACGGCCAAAAAACCGGTGCTGGCCATGAAGGCCGGCCGCACCATGGAAGGAGCCAAGGCGGCCGCCTCCCACACCGGTGGACTGGCCAAGGAGGACCTGGCCACGGACCTGATCTTCAAAAAGACCGGCATCCTTAATTTCAGGGATGAAGGCCACCTGATCAATGCCGCCGTGGCATTCGGGTCCCAGCCGGTGCCCGGGGGCAACCGGGTGGGCATCATCACCAACACCGGCGGTCCGGCCGTGATTGCCACCGACGTTCTGGTGGATGCCGGCCTGACGCTGCCACCGTTATCCGAAAAAACCAGAAGTCTTCTCACGGAAAAACTCTATCCCGAGGCGTCGGTGAGCAATCCGGTGGATGTCCTGGCCACGGGAACGGCCGAGCACTACCTGGCCTGCCTGGAAGCCATGATGGCTGACGACAGCTTCGACTGCATCCTGGTCCATTTCGTGACTCCCTTTTTCGTGGACACCGAGAGCATCGCCATGGCCATCGCCCAGGTCAACCAGAAACAGATCAAACCCATGGTCTGCAACCTGATGACCGACCGGCGTCAATGGGCCGAAACCGAGGCCATTCTCAAGGCCGGCGGGGTGCCCTGCTTTGCCCTGCCCAGTGACGCGGCCCGGACGTTAGGGGCTCTTGTCCGCTACCGCCGCATGCTGGACCGCGACCCCGGCCGGGTGCGCGCTTTCGGCGATGTAGATACCGATGGCGCCCGCGCCATCCTCGACGGAGCCGGTGAAGGCGGCATGCTGGCCGCCGACCGGGTTTACGAACTTCTCGAAGCCTACGGCATCGACGTTCCTGACTGGCGCCTGGCCGACGATGCTGACGCAGCCGTGGCCGCGGCCGACGAAATCGGTTATCCCGTCGTGGTCAAGGCCGATGCATCCGAGGTGATCCATAAAAGCGATATGGGCGGCGTGGCCGTCAACCTGGCCGATGCCGCCGCAGTAAAAAAGGCTGCCGCTGCCATGCAAAAACGAATCGACGCGGCCGACTTGCGCTTTTTCGTGCAGCAATACGTTCCCGGCGGCCGTGAGATGATCCTGGGCGCCAAATCCGAGCCCGGCGTGGGTCATCTGATCATGTTCGGCCTGGGCGGCATTTTCGTGGAGGTGCTCAAGGACGTGGTCTTCTCCCTCACCCCGGTCAGCGACACCGAAGCCCGTGAAATGGTCGACGGCATCCGGGGATCGGCCCTACTCGAGGGCGTGCGCGGAGAAAAACCGGTGGACAAAACCGCCCTGGCGGACCTGATCCAGCGCCTTTCGCGCCTGGTTACCGATTTCCCGCAAATCAAGGAACTGGATCTCAACCCGGTCATGGCCTTCGAAAAGGGCGCCGTGGCCGTGGATGCAAGAATTGCACTTTAG